TCTCTAGCATAGACCCAGGAATATCCTTCATAATGACCCCTCCCCCTCAGACAGCCCATGATTAGCCATCAACAACATGCACCCATTATGACAAAACTAGAATAAAACCCTCCATCTCTTAGAGGCATTATTTCAAACATCAAACACCTCATGAGAATCAGTAGCATTCCATACTATACAAGCACAAATCAAAAGACAATCCATAGCTTTCTAAAAGATCATTTATAGTATATTAGATATCTTACAACCATAAATAATCTTCCAACCAAAGCAAACTCACCTGCAAGAAAGCAACATAGAAATTGTTACAGAGAAAGAATCATTCAGAAATCCTCATCCAGCTTGAACACATGGTTCCCTCCATGGCCGTTCCCATTCAAGCTTGACATCACTGCCGCCTTCTGGTAGTCCCCGACCCTCTTCTCGAAAAAGTTCGTCTTCCCCTGGAGCGATATCAACTCCATCCAATCGAACGGATTGGCTGCCCCGTACAACTTCCCGCACCCCAACGCCCCCAAGAGCCGATCCGCCACGAACTCGATGTATTCGCTCATCAAATCCCCATTCATCCCCACCAGCGCCACCGGCAACGCATCGCAGACGAACTCCCTCTCGATGTCGACAGCGTCGGCGATGATTGACTTGATGCGATCCTCAGGGAGCTTGTGGTTGAGGAGGGAGTAGAGGAGGCAGGCGAAGTCGCAGTGGAGGCCCTCGTCGCGGGAGATGAGCTCGTTGGAGAAGGTCAGCCCCGGCATGAGGCCGCGCTTCTTGAGCCAGAAGATGGAACAGAAGGAGCCGGAGAAGAAGATCCCCTCAACAGCAGAGAAGGCCACGAGGCGCTCCGCGAAGGAGTCCGAGGACTCAATCCACTGGAGCGCCCACTGGGCCTTCTTCGCCACCGCCGGGACCGTCTCGACAGCACGAAAAAGGCGGTCTTTTTCGTCAGGGTCTTTGATGTAGGATTCCAGCAAAAGAGAATACATCTCGGAGTGGATGTTTTCGATGGCTATCTGGAAGCCGTAGAAGGCGCGAGCCTCGGCAATCTGGACGTCGGACATGAAGCGGGCGGCGAGGTTCTCGAGGACGATGCCGTCGGAGGCGGCGAAGAAAGCAAGGACGTGGGAGATGAAGTGGCGCTCGTCGGGGGTGAGGGTGTGGAGCCAGTGGGGGAGGTCGGCGGAGAGGTCGACCTCCTCGGCGGTCCAGAAGGAGGCGACGGCCTTCTTGTACATCTCCCACACCTGGGGGTACCGGATGGGGAACATCGAGAAGCGGTCGGGGGTCGGGGCGAGGAGCGGCTCCTCCAGCTCCTCGACGGCGCCGGCGCCGGCGGGCATCGACGGCATGGCCGGGAAGGAGATTCTGGAGAGAAGAAGAAACCCTAGAGATGGGGGTGTTTGGGAGTTAGAGAAAGGGGATATCGGATAGAGCTTTGGAGGTGGATGGGAATAGAGGGGGGGATTTTTATAGGGAGATTTCGGGGGTGGGGAGGGCGGGGAGTTCTAAATTTGGGGACGAAGATTGCCGGGGAAGGAGAAGGGGTGGGTCCACCGGGAGGTGAATTGAGGTCATTGTTACCCCGTGGATTAAAATTTAAAAGTTCCGGTTTCTGAACTCAGAATTCTGGAGCGACGATTGGGTCGGATAGCGGAGTCCTTCGGATGCGGGGATAGCGGATGTGACGGCCGTTATCTGCCCACTTGGGCCTCTAAATTGATTTTTGGAGAATTAAAAGAAAAGGCATAGAAAATGGTTTAATGGACCACATATTACGTAGCAGAGGTGGTTTTTACCTATCACTGGTTATATaggaatatatattattttttatattataagaaTTTAGCAGTATTATTTGTCTTACTACTGATGCAAAAATTAAATCATGGCTATTACTAATATATATAACAgctcctatcaaaatatatacaAAATATTACCTAAAGTATCTAATTTTTGTTTGTTTGACAAGCCAAAGCATTGTAACAGCCGTTATGATAACGGCATGATGCCGTTAGTGGAGCATTTTGGCCCTAGCTTGTACGCGTTTCGATGGTGAGGAGAGGGATCGCGGGGAATTTGAAGGGATTAGTTTTATTTTGGGgggaagataattttaattttggcgGGAGGTTTCGTTGGGTAATTCGCGCGTGAAGTTGGCGCGGGAATCTTGAAGGCTGTGTGGGGGGCTGATCGCGAGTTACGTGGATGCATCAGTagggcaggtgggtcctggtggATTTCGTTATTTGACTCGTGCGGTTATAGACTAATAGGTGTAAAATGATGGAGGAAAAGCTTTGACTCGGGAAGAGATGGAATTAGTAGCTTGATTCCTACCTAAATAAACCAAGCTTGAATGAATAATGTAATTCGAAATTAGAAAGTATTTGGTTGAAGATAGTTgcgtttgaaataaaaaataagaatatatGACTTTCATTTAACTATTTGATTTGGAAGAATATCATTCTGAATTTGATTTGGAATGAATAAAAAAGCTTTATTATTTGAAACCCAATTCCGACTCTCCAATTCAAATCTATATTCCAATTGATTTTGATTCTACCCCAGTCCAATCAAGCTTCGCTCAACGAGCTCAGAAgatgtttggttggaaggagtttgCATCTGGAATGGAAATGGATGAtttccattccaaccatttggtagAAAAGAGTcacatttcgattttgattttaaGATAGAATGAAAATAGCCCAATTATTTAAAACTCAATCCGTACTTTCttaaggattcaaatttttattcttatttcGATTCGAATTCTAGTCACGAACTAAATACTTCGGAGGATTTGATCATTCCAATTTCAATCCAttctaattttcattccaatttcgatttaaTTAATTACATggattggaatcgaaatcgaaatggccAAATCTCCTGAAGTGGGTTCATGATCGAATTCGAATGAATATTTAAATCCTTAAGGGGAGATAGGAATTGAATTTTAGGTACATTGGGTCATTTCCATACCATCCCAAAATCGAAATAGGATATTGCACCccaaatcgaaattgaaataggatttttttcaatcaaagattggaatgggagtcatccattcccaTTTCGATTCTATACCTTATTCCCTCTAACCAAATGCCCCCTTATATATCCTATCAAATATTTGATTTGCAATTGAAATTGAAATCATaatcaaattcaaaatgattggaatgaaaatagGAATACCATATCCCCGAAACATTTGATATATAACCAGAATCAGAATTTGAATGAAGATTTAAATCCATAAAAAAGATAAGTATTGGATTTTAAGAGGATTCAGACATTCCATTCATCCcgtaatcgaaattggaatgggaCTCTCATCAAACGATTTGAATAGGAGTCGCCTGTTCCCATTCCAAACCCCAATTCTCTCAAACCAAGCACcctttatattatataaatgattGATCCTGCATTTAATGCATTAATTATTAtgttttttattcttttaatcATTAAATTCTTAATTTAGGTTTGAACCAAGCTTGAAATCAAGCTTCATTACAACATTTAATTTAAGTTTGAACCGATCTTCATTCAAGATTGAATTGATTTGATTTAGGACTATCAAGTTGATTGATTAGGCTCGTATTTGGCTCATTCAAACGTAAGCTTGAATTGagcttaaaataatataaaaaaatcaagctTTTTTCAAGGGTTCAAACTTGAATTAGTTTTAAATTAAGCTTTATCAGACCCATGTCAATTTAAACTCACTTTGATTACAACTCTAATGTTTACACCACATCCTAACCTACAATGTATATTGAAAAGGCAAGTTGGATTGGAGCCATGTGAG
Above is a genomic segment from Elaeis guineensis isolate ETL-2024a chromosome 1, EG11, whole genome shotgun sequence containing:
- the LOC105032431 gene encoding ribonucleoside-diphosphate reductase small chain encodes the protein MPSMPAGAGAVEELEEPLLAPTPDRFSMFPIRYPQVWEMYKKAVASFWTAEEVDLSADLPHWLHTLTPDERHFISHVLAFFAASDGIVLENLAARFMSDVQIAEARAFYGFQIAIENIHSEMYSLLLESYIKDPDEKDRLFRAVETVPAVAKKAQWALQWIESSDSFAERLVAFSAVEGIFFSGSFCSIFWLKKRGLMPGLTFSNELISRDEGLHCDFACLLYSLLNHKLPEDRIKSIIADAVDIEREFVCDALPVALVGMNGDLMSEYIEFVADRLLGALGCGKLYGAANPFDWMELISLQGKTNFFEKRVGDYQKAAVMSSLNGNGHGGNHVFKLDEDF